In one window of Fictibacillus phosphorivorans DNA:
- a CDS encoding RelA/SpoT family protein, whose translation MTIEEVLQKAESYLSKDDLSFITKAYEYARNAHEGQFRKSGEPYIHHPVEVAAILVNLQMDPVTVAAGFLHDVVEDTPITLKDISTQFNEEVAMLVDGVTKLKKIKFKSKEEQQAENHRKMFVAMAQDIRCILIKLADRLHNMRTLKHMPKEKQIQKANETLEIFAPLAHRLGISTIKWELEDVSLRYLNPQQYYRIVNLMQQKRAEREEYVHQVMDEMKSKLKEVNIQVDISGRPKHIYSIYRKMAKQGKQFNEIYDLLAVRIIVQNIKDCYAALGIIHTAYKPMPGRFKDYIAMPKANMYQSLHTTVIGPKGDPLEVQIRTSDMHRVAEYGIAAHWAYKEGATKAPVSSFENKLTWFREILEWQNDVVDAEEFMESLKVDLFSDMVFVFTPKGDVYELPSGSVPIDFAYRIHTEIGNRCIGAKVNGKMVTLDYRLKTGDIIEILTSKHSYGPSQDWLKITQSSHAKNKIRQWFKRERREENVAKGKELVEKEIKNRGYDLKEIFTNDNIQYVAQKYNFAGEEDMYAAVGYNGITAAQIATRLTDKVRRKKEQDPDNSELLDAIRDSAEKPEPKRRTDSGIVVKGIDNMLIRLSKCCNPVPGDDIVGYITKGRGVSVHREDCVNVHNEDAQVRLLPVEWEGNLEQPKNYNVDIEINGFDRRGLLNEVLHAVAETKTNITAVSGKSDRNKMATISMSISIHNVSHLQKVVERIKRIPDIYAVRRLMQ comes from the coding sequence ATGACGATTGAGGAAGTATTGCAAAAAGCGGAGAGCTATCTTTCTAAAGACGATTTAAGCTTCATCACGAAGGCTTATGAATACGCAAGAAATGCACACGAGGGACAATTCCGTAAATCGGGAGAGCCCTATATTCATCATCCTGTTGAAGTAGCAGCGATATTGGTGAATCTGCAGATGGATCCGGTGACTGTAGCAGCAGGGTTTCTTCATGATGTAGTTGAAGACACACCAATAACACTCAAAGATATCTCCACTCAATTCAACGAAGAAGTGGCGATGCTTGTTGATGGTGTTACAAAGCTGAAGAAGATCAAGTTCAAATCAAAAGAAGAGCAACAAGCGGAGAACCATCGGAAGATGTTCGTCGCTATGGCACAAGATATTCGTTGTATCTTGATCAAGCTCGCTGACCGACTTCATAATATGCGTACGTTAAAGCATATGCCAAAAGAAAAACAGATCCAAAAAGCGAATGAGACACTTGAAATCTTCGCTCCGCTTGCCCATCGCCTTGGGATTTCGACGATAAAGTGGGAGCTTGAAGATGTTTCTTTGAGATACCTAAATCCACAGCAATACTACAGAATCGTTAACTTGATGCAGCAAAAGCGTGCAGAACGGGAAGAGTATGTTCATCAAGTGATGGATGAGATGAAAAGCAAGCTTAAAGAAGTTAACATTCAAGTTGATATCTCTGGAAGACCGAAACATATCTATAGCATCTACCGAAAAATGGCTAAACAAGGTAAACAGTTCAATGAGATCTATGACCTTTTAGCTGTTCGTATTATCGTTCAAAATATTAAAGATTGTTATGCAGCCCTTGGTATCATTCATACGGCTTACAAGCCGATGCCTGGTCGTTTTAAAGATTATATCGCGATGCCTAAAGCAAATATGTATCAGTCTCTTCATACAACGGTAATTGGACCAAAAGGTGATCCACTCGAGGTCCAAATCAGAACATCGGATATGCACCGCGTAGCTGAGTACGGGATCGCTGCACACTGGGCATACAAAGAGGGTGCAACGAAAGCTCCTGTCAGCTCATTTGAAAATAAATTAACATGGTTCCGCGAAATTCTTGAATGGCAAAACGATGTTGTTGATGCTGAAGAATTTATGGAATCTCTTAAGGTCGATCTTTTTTCTGATATGGTGTTTGTGTTCACTCCAAAGGGTGATGTTTATGAGCTTCCGTCAGGATCGGTTCCTATTGATTTTGCATACCGAATTCATACCGAGATCGGTAACAGATGTATCGGTGCAAAAGTGAACGGTAAGATGGTCACGTTAGATTATCGTTTGAAAACGGGAGATATTATCGAGATCTTAACGAGCAAACATTCTTACGGGCCGAGTCAGGATTGGCTGAAGATCACACAGAGCTCTCATGCGAAAAACAAGATTCGTCAATGGTTTAAGCGCGAGAGAAGAGAAGAGAACGTCGCAAAAGGCAAAGAGCTTGTTGAAAAAGAGATCAAGAATCGCGGATATGATCTGAAAGAAATCTTTACGAACGACAACATTCAATATGTCGCCCAAAAGTATAACTTTGCAGGCGAAGAAGATATGTATGCTGCTGTAGGATACAACGGTATAACGGCTGCACAGATCGCCACTCGATTAACGGATAAAGTTCGACGCAAAAAAGAACAAGATCCGGATAATTCTGAGCTGCTTGATGCGATAAGAGACTCTGCTGAAAAACCTGAACCAAAACGAAGAACAGATTCTGGTATCGTGGTAAAAGGTATCGATAACATGCTGATCCGTCTATCAAAATGTTGTAATCCGGTTCCTGGAGATGACATCGTTGGTTATATAACAAAAGGTCGGGGTGTTTCTGTCCACCGTGAGGATTGTGTTAACGTACACAACGAAGATGCGCAAGTACGACTTTTACCGGTTGAATGGGAAGGTAATCTAGAACAACCGAAAAACTATAACGTTGATATTGAGATCAATGGTTTTGACCGTCGAGGTCTTCTGAATGAGGTTCTGCATGCAGTAGCAGAAACAAAAACGAATATCACAGCCGTAAGCGGTAAGTCAGATCGCAACAAGATGGCAACGATCAGTATGTCGATCTCAATCCACAACGTCAGCCATCTTCAAAAAGTGGTCGAACGAATTAAACGAATTCCTGACATTTATGCGGTTAGAAGATTGATGCAGTAA
- a CDS encoding adenine phosphoribosyltransferase: MDYKPFISVVENFPIEGIRFKDITSLMSDGAVYKQAMDDIAVYAKEKQVDVIVGPEARGFIVGCPVAYTLGLGFVPVRKEGKLPREVIKVDYGLEYGKDVLTMHKDAIKPGQRVLITDDLLATGGTIEATIKLVEELGGVVVGIAFMIELTYLDGRKKLSGYDIFTLTQY; encoded by the coding sequence ATGGATTATAAGCCGTTTATTTCAGTAGTAGAGAACTTCCCAATCGAAGGCATTCGTTTTAAAGATATTACTTCACTTATGTCTGATGGTGCAGTATATAAACAAGCAATGGACGATATTGCTGTATACGCAAAAGAAAAACAGGTTGATGTAATCGTCGGGCCTGAAGCACGTGGATTTATCGTAGGTTGCCCTGTCGCTTACACGTTAGGATTAGGATTCGTCCCTGTCCGTAAAGAAGGTAAACTTCCTCGTGAAGTAATTAAAGTTGATTACGGTCTTGAGTATGGTAAAGATGTTTTAACGATGCATAAAGACGCGATCAAACCAGGACAAAGAGTCTTGATCACAGACGATCTACTTGCAACAGGCGGAACGATCGAAGCAACGATCAAGCTTGTAGAAGAGCTTGGAGGAGTAGTTGTAGGTATCGCATTCATGATCGAACTTACTTACCTAGATGGTCGTAAAAAACTTTCAGGTTATGATATCTTCACATTAACTCAATACTAA
- the recJ gene encoding single-stranded-DNA-specific exonuclease RecJ — MLEPRTRWEIQEPSKDKAKWLSQELDIPLLIANLLVVRGIETIEKAEAFLNIDISQFHDPFLMDGMKESVERIHKAVESSEKILIFGDYDADGVSSTTVMYYALKELGAEFDYYIPNRFTEGYGPNEPALRKAKEDGYSLVVTVDTGISAVHEANIAKEIGLDFIITDHHEAPPVLPDAYSIINPKKPGCTYPFSGLAGVGVAFKVAHALHGRPPLHLLDYACIGTIADLVPLVDENRVIAKLGIEALSKTDKIGLQELLKVAGLYEKELTAEDVGFAIGPRVNAAGRLGSAMPVVELFTSSDRDESAMLSEEIDSVNKERQGIVNEITKEAIAMVEESFPPEKNEVLVLAKEGWNPGVIGIVASRLVEKFYRPTIVLCLDPEKETAKGSARSIKGFDMFENLSESRDILPHFGGHPMAAGMTLSIHDVEELRSRLIQQAKQCLSPEDYQPVTSIDLTARLNEISLETVELLSTLSPFGVGNPSPRVMVEEVPIREMKKIGSQSNHLKLQVGNGELSVLDCIGFQKGSLLEEMTPYSLVSIVGQIQLNEWNGYRKPQLLLEDLSVNHFQLFDYRGLKDAAKRLIGLPYSKTCFIAFEDETRRHKDFEALSDQVIGEDELLTLPEDYFKEKNLVFLDVPPSLSRFSEWLETIGEPSRIYAVFHQSTEHFFTTLPTREHFKWFYGFLAKRKTFNVKRDGAELAKWKGWSKETIDFMSKVFFELDFVTIDDGVIFINKEPSKRELESSETYQKKFEQADIENQLVYSSYHSLKSWFTEQTRPKASL; from the coding sequence ATGTTGGAGCCTAGAACTAGGTGGGAGATTCAAGAACCATCAAAAGACAAGGCAAAATGGTTGTCACAAGAATTAGATATCCCTCTTCTAATCGCTAATCTTTTAGTTGTCAGAGGAATTGAAACGATAGAGAAAGCAGAAGCATTTTTAAACATAGATATCAGTCAATTTCACGATCCATTCTTGATGGATGGAATGAAAGAGAGCGTTGAGCGGATACATAAAGCTGTAGAATCGAGTGAAAAGATCTTAATTTTTGGCGATTATGACGCAGATGGTGTAAGCAGTACGACGGTCATGTATTATGCATTAAAAGAACTCGGCGCAGAGTTTGATTATTACATTCCGAACCGCTTTACAGAAGGTTATGGTCCGAACGAGCCCGCATTAAGAAAAGCGAAAGAGGACGGCTATTCACTCGTGGTAACGGTTGATACAGGAATCTCAGCTGTACACGAAGCAAATATCGCAAAAGAGATTGGGCTAGACTTCATTATCACGGACCACCATGAAGCACCTCCTGTATTGCCAGATGCTTATAGTATTATCAACCCTAAAAAGCCTGGCTGCACCTATCCATTCTCTGGTCTTGCAGGTGTAGGTGTAGCATTTAAAGTCGCACATGCCCTTCATGGTAGGCCGCCGTTACATTTACTTGATTACGCATGCATTGGTACTATAGCTGATCTTGTACCGCTTGTTGACGAGAATCGAGTGATCGCGAAATTAGGGATAGAAGCACTTTCCAAAACAGATAAGATCGGTTTGCAAGAATTGTTAAAAGTAGCGGGTCTTTACGAAAAAGAGCTAACAGCTGAAGATGTAGGTTTCGCGATCGGTCCACGTGTGAATGCAGCTGGAAGACTTGGTTCAGCCATGCCGGTGGTGGAGTTGTTTACTTCAAGTGATCGAGACGAATCAGCTATGTTGTCAGAAGAGATCGATTCGGTAAATAAGGAGCGTCAAGGAATCGTAAACGAGATTACAAAAGAAGCGATCGCGATGGTCGAAGAAAGTTTTCCTCCAGAGAAGAACGAAGTACTCGTTCTTGCTAAAGAAGGCTGGAACCCAGGGGTTATCGGAATCGTTGCCTCGCGATTGGTTGAAAAGTTTTATCGTCCAACGATCGTTCTATGTTTGGATCCTGAAAAGGAGACTGCAAAAGGATCGGCACGAAGCATTAAAGGGTTTGATATGTTTGAGAACCTTTCAGAATCTAGAGACATTCTTCCTCATTTCGGTGGACATCCGATGGCAGCAGGAATGACACTATCTATTCATGATGTTGAAGAATTAAGGAGCAGGCTTATTCAGCAAGCTAAGCAATGTTTAAGTCCAGAAGATTATCAACCCGTTACATCGATTGATCTTACGGCTCGATTAAATGAGATTTCCTTAGAAACGGTTGAACTGTTAAGTACGCTTTCTCCTTTTGGAGTCGGAAATCCATCTCCTCGCGTAATGGTTGAAGAAGTTCCGATCCGCGAGATGAAAAAGATAGGAAGTCAATCCAATCACCTTAAATTGCAGGTGGGTAACGGTGAGCTATCGGTTTTAGATTGCATCGGTTTTCAAAAAGGTAGCTTGTTAGAAGAGATGACTCCATATTCCTTGGTTTCAATCGTGGGCCAGATCCAACTGAACGAATGGAACGGATATAGAAAACCTCAGCTTCTTCTTGAAGATCTTTCTGTCAATCATTTTCAATTGTTTGATTATAGAGGACTTAAAGATGCAGCAAAACGGTTGATCGGTCTGCCGTATTCTAAAACCTGTTTTATCGCATTTGAAGATGAAACACGAAGGCATAAAGATTTTGAAGCACTGTCTGACCAAGTCATCGGTGAAGATGAGTTATTGACTCTACCGGAGGATTATTTTAAAGAAAAGAATTTAGTGTTCTTAGATGTTCCTCCCTCTCTATCTCGCTTTTCGGAATGGCTGGAAACCATCGGTGAACCTTCAAGGATCTACGCGGTGTTTCACCAGAGCACAGAACATTTTTTTACGACTCTACCAACGAGAGAGCACTTTAAATGGTTTTATGGATTTCTTGCAAAAAGGAAAACCTTTAATGTGAAGAGAGATGGTGCAGAGCTAGCGAAATGGAAAGGCTGGTCAAAAGAAACAATAGATTTCATGTCAAAGGTGTTTTTTGAGCTGGATTTTGTTACAATAGACGATGGTGTTATTTTCATTAATAAAGAACCTAGCAAACGAGAATTAGAAAGCTCTGAAACCTATCAGAAAAAGTTTGAACAAGCAGACATTGAAAATCAGCTCGTTTACTCTTCATATCATTCTTTAAAAAGCTGGTTTACAGAACAAACACGGCCAAAAGCCAGTTTGTAA
- a CDS encoding post-transcriptional regulator: MENTHFSEWKNEVKPAVESKKEEFHYLGYESVTEEEIWECVQSKLKKKKVEPRLYALVDTILALSLNDFMTWLTIRSYKEEGLTQE; this comes from the coding sequence ATGGAGAATACACATTTTTCAGAATGGAAGAATGAAGTCAAGCCAGCAGTAGAAAGCAAAAAAGAAGAATTTCATTATTTGGGGTATGAAAGTGTAACAGAAGAGGAAATATGGGAATGTGTTCAATCAAAATTAAAGAAAAAGAAAGTTGAGCCTCGTCTCTACGCATTGGTTGATACCATTTTAGCTCTTTCACTAAATGATTTTATGACGTGGCTCACAATACGCTCATATAAAGAAGAGGGGCTGACTCAAGAGTAG
- the spoVB gene encoding stage V sporulation protein B, giving the protein MTKQTLVQGTILLILAGLVTKILGFVNRIVMARVMGHEGVGLYMMAVPTFLLAVTLTRLGLPIAISKLVAEADATGDRSKVRKILIVSLAITGILSIVITIALFIAAPLLAEYFFTDHRTIWPLLAIAPVVPVIAVSSVLRGYFQGLQNMRPSAYSQVIEQVVRIALVALLTGLFLPYGVEYAAAGAMISVIIGELASLLYMFSMFKVKKKMRIRKGFFKQLKQGHETMKDLLNIALPTTGSQLIGSVSYFFEPIVVANSLAIAGITTAVATAQYGELAGYVIPLLFLPTFITYSLSISLVPAISEANAQKKYHLIEHRLNQALRLSMLSGGIAAVIMYVYAVPIMDLMYDSPASASYVKIMTPFFFFLYFQGPLQAVLQALNLARSAMINSLIGALVKLTAIFALATRPEFGIMGAALGIVISIVVVTLLHFATVIKAISYTIVVKDFVLCLLSILITGGAAVYLYQYMMPQFSPLQGLMICVSATCAIYLFVLIFFKLLSKEDLKHIPFIKRWI; this is encoded by the coding sequence ATGACAAAACAAACACTCGTGCAAGGAACGATCCTACTCATATTAGCAGGACTAGTAACCAAAATACTCGGTTTCGTTAATCGAATCGTCATGGCTCGTGTCATGGGTCACGAAGGTGTAGGACTCTATATGATGGCCGTCCCTACTTTCTTATTAGCCGTAACTTTAACAAGGCTTGGATTGCCGATCGCCATATCAAAACTTGTAGCAGAAGCCGATGCAACAGGAGATCGTTCAAAAGTAAGAAAAATTTTAATCGTATCATTAGCCATCACAGGTATATTGAGCATTGTGATCACGATCGCTTTGTTTATCGCAGCTCCGTTATTAGCTGAATACTTTTTTACTGATCATCGTACGATCTGGCCGTTACTTGCTATCGCGCCTGTAGTCCCTGTCATTGCAGTCTCTTCCGTTTTAAGAGGATATTTTCAAGGTCTGCAGAACATGAGACCTTCTGCATATTCACAAGTGATCGAACAGGTTGTCCGAATTGCTCTCGTCGCCCTTTTAACTGGTTTATTCCTTCCTTATGGCGTAGAATATGCCGCAGCTGGGGCTATGATCTCTGTTATTATCGGTGAACTCGCATCACTTCTTTATATGTTCTCGATGTTCAAAGTGAAAAAGAAGATGCGTATTCGAAAAGGATTTTTCAAGCAGTTGAAACAAGGTCATGAAACGATGAAAGATCTTCTGAATATCGCTCTACCCACAACAGGCAGTCAATTGATCGGTTCTGTTTCCTACTTTTTCGAACCAATCGTTGTGGCAAATAGTTTAGCGATCGCCGGAATTACTACAGCTGTTGCTACCGCACAATACGGAGAACTCGCTGGATATGTAATCCCACTCTTGTTTCTGCCAACGTTCATTACGTATTCTCTCTCTATCTCTTTAGTACCTGCAATCAGTGAAGCGAATGCACAAAAAAAATACCACTTGATTGAACATCGACTGAATCAAGCACTCAGGCTCTCCATGTTATCTGGTGGTATTGCGGCTGTTATTATGTATGTATACGCGGTTCCCATCATGGACTTGATGTATGATTCACCTGCTTCCGCGTCCTATGTAAAAATCATGACACCTTTTTTCTTTTTCCTTTATTTTCAAGGACCATTACAAGCCGTCCTTCAAGCTTTAAACCTTGCACGCTCCGCGATGATCAACAGTCTCATTGGCGCCCTTGTTAAGTTAACTGCAATTTTCGCTCTAGCTACTCGACCCGAGTTTGGCATTATGGGTGCAGCACTTGGAATCGTGATTAGTATCGTAGTCGTTACACTTCTCCATTTTGCCACCGTTATTAAAGCAATCAGTTATACGATCGTGGTGAAGGATTTTGTTTTGTGCTTGCTTTCCATTCTCATTACAGGTGGCGCCGCCGTCTATTTGTATCAGTACATGATGCCGCAATTCTCACCATTACAAGGTCTTATGATATGTGTTTCGGCGACATGCGCGATCTATTTGTTTGTTCTCATCTTCTTTAAGCTCTTAAGTAAGGAAGACCTTAAACACATACCTTTCATTAAAAGATGGATCTAA
- a CDS encoding DUF421 domain-containing protein, whose translation MELYTVIFRTLFIYFLIMVIFRMMGKREMGKLSIIDFVVSIMIAELAVISIEDPTIPMLNSLVSIFVLLSIQLILALISLKSRRMREIVDGKPSLIIKEGQVDEHEMKKQRYNFDDLLTQLRENNIRSLNEVEFGILETTGKLSIIKKDEESENTPIQMIMPLILDGKILEDNLEKMDKTSFWLRQELKKVGFKEIKNISFCTLNEDGTLYVDELNSKK comes from the coding sequence ATGGAACTGTATACGGTTATATTTAGAACGCTTTTTATTTACTTCTTAATCATGGTCATCTTTCGAATGATGGGTAAGCGAGAGATGGGAAAGTTATCTATCATCGACTTTGTAGTCTCAATCATGATTGCAGAGTTAGCAGTAATCTCAATCGAAGATCCTACGATTCCAATGTTGAATTCCCTCGTATCCATCTTTGTTTTGCTGAGCATTCAGCTCATATTGGCACTCATCTCATTAAAGAGCAGAAGAATGAGAGAGATCGTAGACGGTAAACCTTCTTTGATCATTAAAGAAGGACAGGTGGATGAGCATGAGATGAAGAAGCAGCGATACAATTTTGATGATCTTTTAACACAATTACGTGAGAATAATATTAGAAGTTTGAACGAGGTTGAATTTGGAATTTTAGAAACAACAGGAAAGCTTTCTATTATAAAAAAGGACGAGGAATCCGAAAATACACCGATTCAAATGATTATGCCTCTCATTTTGGATGGAAAAATATTAGAAGATAACCTTGAAAAGATGGATAAGACGTCTTTTTGGTTAAGACAGGAATTAAAGAAAGTTGGGTTTAAAGAGATCAAAAACATTTCTTTCTGTACACTGAATGAAGATGGGACATTGTATGTCGATGAATTGAACAGCAAAAAATAA
- a CDS encoding TIGR04086 family membrane protein gives MMGIKHMASSMGRGLIAVLLMIMLCSLVLSLLLRFTGLTEASLKWVTVGLSFLSLFIGGLISGKKGQSKGWLLGGGTSLLFSFLVFLIQYLGYQSTFNSSQYMYHALFLLLAIIGGIMGVNFSSHKQTYK, from the coding sequence ATGATGGGGATTAAACACATGGCTTCTTCTATGGGACGGGGTCTGATCGCTGTACTTTTAATGATTATGCTTTGCAGTTTAGTGCTCTCACTTTTGCTGCGTTTTACTGGACTAACAGAAGCGTCGTTGAAATGGGTGACAGTGGGTCTTTCGTTTTTATCATTATTTATAGGTGGATTGATTTCGGGTAAAAAAGGTCAGAGTAAAGGTTGGCTGTTAGGTGGGGGTACAAGTCTTTTGTTTTCTTTTCTCGTATTTCTTATTCAATACTTAGGCTATCAGAGTACGTTCAACTCCTCTCAGTATATGTATCACGCTCTTTTTCTTTTATTAGCAATCATCGGTGGAATCATGGGTGTTAACTTCAGCAGTCATAAACAAACATATAAATAA
- the yajC gene encoding preprotein translocase subunit YajC codes for MGGSLGGILPIILMFAIFYFLLIRPQQKRQKAVREMQSNLKKGDKVVTIGGLHGTLDSIDDNIAVIRSNDGAKLTFDRNAIREVKEEAVL; via the coding sequence ATGGGTGGAAGTCTTGGAGGAATATTGCCGATTATCTTGATGTTTGCAATTTTTTATTTTCTGTTGATCCGACCGCAGCAAAAGAGACAAAAAGCGGTTCGTGAGATGCAGTCTAACCTTAAAAAGGGAGACAAAGTTGTAACGATCGGTGGATTACACGGAACACTAGATAGCATCGATGATAACATCGCTGTTATTCGTTCGAACGATGGCGCAAAGTTAACATTTGATCGTAATGCGATCCGTGAAGTAAAAGAAGAAGCAGTACTATAA